A genome region from Euphorbia lathyris chromosome 4, ddEupLath1.1, whole genome shotgun sequence includes the following:
- the LOC136226219 gene encoding methylthioribose kinase: MAFSEFRPLNEKSLIEYIKATPALSNKIGGKFDDLKIEEVGDGNLNFVYIVVGSDGSFVIKQALPYIRCIGESWPMTKERAYFEALTLKEHGRLSPEHVPEVYHFDRKMSLIGMRYLEPPHHILRKGLIGGNEYPHLAEHMSDYMAKTLFYTSLLYLTTTEHKRAVAEYCGNVEMCRLTEQVVFSDPYKVSQYNRWTAPYLDLDAEAVREDNILKLEVAGLKSKFCEKAQALIHGDLHTGSVMVTPDSTQVIDPEFAFYGPMGFDIGAFIGNLILAYYAQAGHADSANDRKSYKEWILKTIEDTWKFFDKKFVGLWDEHKDGPGEAYLPQIYNNPELQHLVQRSYMKDLLHDTLGFGAAKMIRRIVGVAHVEDFESIKVASKRAECEQQALRFAKQLLKERRRFESVGEVVAAIRQTES; the protein is encoded by the exons ATGGCGTTTTCGGAGTTCAGGCCACTGAACGAGAAATCTTTGATAGAGTATATAAAGGCTACTCCAGCTTTGTCGAACAAGATTGGGGGCAAATTCGATGACTTGAAGATCGAAGAAGTTGGGGATGGGAATCTCAATTTCGTTTACATTGTTGTTGGCTCAGATGGTTCTTTCGTCATCAAGCAG GCACTTCCTTATATACGTTGTATCGGAGAATCTTGGCCTATGACTAAGGAAAGAGCATACTTTGAGGCTTTGACACTTAAAGAACACGGTAGATTGTCGCCTGAACATGTCCCTGAAGTGTATCACTTTGACCGGAAAATGTCTTTGATAGGTATGAGATACCTGGAGCCACCACATCATATTCTGAGAAAAGGGCTAATTGGTGGAAATGAGTATCCTCATCTAGCAGAACATATGTCTGATTACATGGCAAAGACTCTTTTCTATACATCACTTCTATATCTTACAACCACTGAGCATAAACGTGCTG TTGCCGAATACTGTGGGAATGTGGAGATGTGTAGGCTAACTGAGCAGGTTGTTTTCTCTGACCCATACAAAGTATCTCAATATAACCGTTGGACTGCTCCTTACCTTGATCTTGATGCCGAGGCAGTTCGTGAGGATAACATTTTGAAGCTTGAAGTTGCTGGATTGAAATCCAA GTTTTGTGAAAAGGCCCAAGCATTAATTCATGGAGATCTCCATACTGGTTCTGTGATGGTTACTCCAGATTCAACTCAGGTTATTGATCCAGAATTTGCATTTTATGGTCCAATGGGTTTTGATATTGGAGCGTTCATTGGAAACTTGATTTTGGCATACTATGCTCAAGCTGGCCATGCTGATTCAGCAAATGACCGTAAA TCATACAAAGAATGGATTTTGAAGACAATTGAAGATACATGGAaattttttgacaaaaagtTCGTTGGACTTTGGGATGAGCACAAGGATGGACCTGGAGAGGCATATCTTCCACAAATTTATAATAACCCTGAGCTTCAACACCTTGTACAGAGATCTTATATGAAGGATTTGCTCCATGACACCCTTGGGTTCGGTGCCGCAAAAATGATAAG GAGAATAGTGGGGGTAGCTCATGTTGAGGATTTTGAATCAATAAAAGTTGCTAGCAAAAGGGCAGAATGTGAGCAGCAAGCACTTAGGTTTGCAAAACAACTTCTCAAGGAAAGGCGACGATTTGAGTCCGTCGGTGAAGTTGTCGCAGCCATCCGGCAAACAGAATCATGA